ATGACCACGTGCTCAAGCTTCAACTTACTAAAAGCCCTTTTCAAAATACGACCCTGTAAGCATATGATTTGTCAATGATCTAACAACCAAGCAAAGCATTAAATGAAAGCAAAGATCAATATTGAGATACCTCGATTGACTGAGCTGTTGCAAGCCTGTAAACATGAACAGGCTTGGTTTGCCCAATTCGGTGACATCTATCCATGGCTTGCAGATCCATTTGAGGGTTCTGAAAAACACAAGCATATCAATGAAATAGCACAAAACATCAAGAGTTTTAGTGGATTGAGGGTGGAATATGGAACACAAGATCAAGAAAATACCCAATCACTGTCATACAGTATACAGGTATCAGCTGAAGTGAGGTTTATACCCAGTCCACCAGCTCTTGTGCTGAGAAGAAATACCCTATACTGGCTGTTCTCATCATTGAATTCCTCGATCTGTTCAACATAAAACAAAGGCTTGTCAAGACTAGAATAATAACACACTTTAATCCTCGGATACATTGACTGGAAAAGAAACGAAGTGACGATAAAATTAGCCAAGATGCGAGCCTGATTATTAAAGACAGATAGTGGAAACAGGAGTACATTGCGTCTCCAAGATCTTGAAAGAAGCTTTCAAAAGTGCATAATCAAAACAAGCAGAAAGGCTTTGATGAAAAGCAGACACCAGGCATAAGTGAGATTATGTATGATTGGTCTAGCCGTACCAATTGACTCAAAGACAGTTGCAGAATCCAAAATTGGAAACAGATTCAATATTCATCAATAGCGAGCAACCTTTCTTACATGTTTAAACCTCAAAGCTGAAAATCAAAGTAAGGCGTAACAAACCTGTCTCTTCCTTTCATCCAACTTCACACTGCCATCAATTCTACAAACTTCAAATCCTTTCTCACTAAAATAGTAATCCATTATGTCCAAAACTTTAGTCCACTGAGAGAAAATCAGAACCTGTTTACAAAGCCAGCGGGAGATGAGCATGTAGCTAAAATAAAGTAGAAAGGGTAAAAACTCATGCATCATACTTTGTGCTTGAGTGCAAACAATCGATTCAACAATTTGTCCAGCAATCGGAATTTGCCGCACTGCTCAACTATCTGTTCCACGGGTGGATAGAAATCTGTCCCAAATATCAAAGGCATTAGTGAATCTGGCAAGCCACAAATTTACATTACATTAGTAAAATGTGCTGCAAGGCAGATACATGATCCATCAAAGGCAGACTCTAAGAGGTCGGGGTGGTAGCAATTTTTTCGAAGTTGAATCATCAAATTGGTAAGCCTTCCTTTCATACCACGTCCTGCAATATCAAAAGCCACAAGTCAATACAGGAAAATGCGTTGTGTGGCTATGTATTCTATTAGACCAGTGCTTGCTTACAATGCAAGACATGATGTATGGCTAAAGAAAAAATCACTTCTTTTTGCTATCAGGTAGAATAATCTAAAAAAGAACTACATAAGATTAAGCAAACAAAGAGTATGGCCAAGTGATATTTTGATTGAGCTTCTgttcaagaagaaaaattaattataacatgAACATTAATGGACCAGTGCTTCACAAATCATAGGAAAAACCACAGCCAGGATTAAGTCAAGGACCCGCAACCAAAATAGGGAGAAATGGACAATACTATGATCCAAAAGCAGATAATGTTCATTTTTAACTTCAATCAACTATTCAGGTTCTAGATTCACCATTTTCCTGTGACATCAAAAAGGCATAAAGATCCGTACAGCTAATTGATAAACAGCAAGTATCCTGAAATTCTCACTTGGAGCTGTCATACTTTGATAGCCAGCAGCACCAGTGCCCAACATCAGCCAGAAAAAATACCAGAATGTCCAGGaaaaaaattgcatgaaatacagcctcttttcttcatttcaagcctgatttaatatcaataaaaaaaatcgattgaAAATAATCTAATACCTGTATCCATCTTCTCTCGCAAATAGCCCTCCAGGGTCTTATTAATTAAATGATCCTGGAATTTCTTCTGATGCTCGGTCAGAGTAGCATATAAAATAATCTCCTTTTTCCGGGGGAGCATCTGCTCCACATCAGTCTTCAATCTTCGAAGGAGAAATGGGCGCAATATTGCATGGAGTTTGACTACAACCTGACATTGATTGAAAACCCAGTGTTGATACCATGCCATTTAGACTGTTTCGTAAAAAAGTACAATTACATCAGTAGGAAGGGTGCATACCTGAGCCCTTCGcctttcttctacttcttccttCATTGCTTCATTACTGCACTTTCCTGACAGATCAAacctgagaaagaaaaaaaacattgttagtTATAAAAGCTCAGGCAAAAGCAGTAAGCATCATCACAATAGGCTATGcactttcttctttctcttgaaCAAATCAAGATTTAAGCTAATTGGGGCCATGCAGATTGCACAAAAAAATAGAGGCTTAACCAAGTTTTATTGGATTCTCTTGGTTCAATCCAGCATCATATGCAACATCtactggtgtttttttttaaaaaaaaaaaaaataggcttgAACAAATTCCTAAAGATGATATAACGAGCCATAAgaattgagaaggaaaaaaacaaataacatgcaCATGAATTTAGAAGATTTGGCTCAAAACCTACATCAGTAGACAAATGAGCAGAGATTTCATTTGTGAACATAGGGGCACAACAGAAAGGACCAACAAATGGGAAGCTTTTatgtttgtaaagaagaaaatgtTCAAGTGGTGTTTTCTTACCAATGAAACAAAACTTTAATCAACTATAATAAGCCAACCCATCCCAACAAACTGGTGGCACCTTCACTGACCATACTTAAGACAAACAaatgtttataattttcttgtcatgaatgcggaaagaaacaaaatagttCACCCTAGACTGCCAAGTAACATATCAAACCAGAGAACagatcagattttttttccctggcTAAATATATGTTGAAATGCATAAGGCAGTAATGTCAAGCATTGCAGCAAAACTACATGATTAAATTTACGATGCCATAATCACTGGAAAATACATGGGcaacttcaaaaaacaaatgaagttgAAAGGTTACCAGGACtgcatagtaaaaaaaaccactaGACAAAGCATACTGACCAGGACTCAAATTCTTCATGGGATTGGAAAATATCAGGCAAAATGAAATTCAGCAATGACCAAAGCTCAGCCAAATTGTTTTGCAGGGGTGTCCCAGTTAATATGAGCTTATTGTCCACACATAAGTATTTCAACTCCTTCAGCAAtttgcattttgaatttttcagccGGTGCCCCTTCAGTAAGAAAGTTACAGTTTAGAATAGTTAGGTAAATCACTAGTCCTGCAAATTAAATATTGGCATGTGAAAGAAGAAGGGTCCAGATTATTAAAAGTGCAAAAAGCACAAACAAATGCAAAGGTATCTCGAATCCTATGTTCAAACACAAGCATGGACTAGAAAGCTTGTGTTTTCAAATTgcagtttaaattattaacagagtaataaaaaaaatctaaaaactaccAAGATAGTAGTGCTTAGTCAGTTAGCTCAAAATATTAGAGCTTTGTGCAATTGCAAGATCCAAGAGACCATGGTTGCAAGCCTGCATGGCAAGTCTAAACTTcataaatccaaaaacaaacaaatgataCCTGTTATTTTCAGGTTcctaaaaaaatgtataaagtGATCAAATCTAAAGTGTACCAGAAAAGACCACCAAAGGAAAGCAACTTTTAGAATTCCAGGCACTTGAGATCCTAAGTGTTTTCTTGCATATAATAAGAAAGTCTCGCGTGCAGTGCGGTTGATCTTGATAAATACAAACAACACTGAAATAGTTGAACCACTTGTAGTATAGCAGAAAACATTGAAGTGCATATGACCACCCCTAGGTGAATATTCTTTGTTTGGAAGGGAAAGAGTACTTCTCCCTTGTGGCTGCCTAACCTACAAACTACCTTGTTGAAACACTCACCTCATCAACCACAAGATACTTCCATGGGTAATGCCTCAAGTGCTTTTTCGCGTCATATAATGCAATCTCATAGGAAGTAACAATAATTGGAAATTTGGGGCCAATTGATTTGGGCATGTGCTTCCTCCTTATCTCATCCCTCTGTTTCTTGTTACCGTGGTATATAATTGCATCCATAGAAGGAACAAACCTATTAAAGGGAATTTACAGAGAATCAGATAGAAGTGTGGATTAAAAGATCAAGGTGGGCagtttacatgaaaaatcaagttaaaattttaccTTGAAACCTCATTCACCCAATTTGAGAGAGTGGAAAGAGGGGCAATAACCAAATAAGGCCCATTTAAGCCATTCCCTATTAAGTGTGCTAGGAAACCAATTGTTTGGATAGTCTTTCCAAGTCCCATTTGGTCGGCAAGGATCCCATTAAGCCCATTTTGCCAAAGAGAGATCAACCATTTCACACCTTTAATCTGATAGGATTTCAACCTGCCACCAGTCAACAAAGGTACAAGTTCTCTCTGCTCTTTCTCAACTCTTTCTTCTTCAGTCAAATTTGCATCCTCAGTGTTTTCAACTTCCTTAGACCTTGTAAGCATTGCAGTAACTGCTCTCTTGGCTTTCCTCTGAAGAAAAGTTATGGCAGGTTGTAAGTTTTTAAGGCAGTCTTAAAATGGCATCGTTTCACAGAGAAACACATACACTATCATTAGATACAAGAAGATTTAAGAGGTCGGGCACCAAAATTCCACCAGGTTTATTTATACATTCACTTTTTTTAATCAGTTCTCTTACATTTTCGTATTTTCATCATTTACAATTATCTCTGGCAGGTGGACTAAATGTtcctttataataatttttcctaTTAACAGCTCTATTGCATTAAGAGCTAACCATGGAATATATAcgatgaaaaaattattgaaaattagtttACTTCCTTCTGTTAGCTGAATAAACCATCTACTTCCCAACTGACTGTTAGAATTGCCATGATCTGCAACTAGTCAAGTcccaataaattaacttaacattaaattttatagaataaaacAATGCCACCCACAGCAGCCATCCCTAACCTTAAATGCAAAATACTAATATTGATATAAAGGAAAACATGAAGAAAGTTCGAAGATTACAGAATTGTATAGTGCAGCAGCTTTTCTTTTTGATCCCCGACCTCTACTTTGCTTCGCAGGTTCATCCTCTTGCTCCACTCCATTCTAGCAATGCAGTTTAAATCATAAGTAAAGCAAATAAATAGATAGAAAGGAAAACAACCACCAACCaaacaaaattcattaaaaaaaaaggcatttgaGAAGATACAGTTGTGATTTGATCCATCTGTTCCAGCAAGAACTCCGAATAGAGCTGAGTTTGAGTTAAGAGGTCATCCAATCTCGTATATTGACTCTCATTCAAGCGAGCTGCCTCCTCCGGCACTGTTTCTTGCACCTCTTTTATCCGAGAATTCAAAAGTTTGTCTTCCTCCTCTGCCATAGATTTTGATATGAGAGACGAGTCCCCATTTTTTGCTTCTACAAATATCACTTCCTCCAATTTCACTTCCTCTTTGATCTTGCATTTCTCcttcatgattgttttttaaaaaaagaacagaaacataaaatcattaaaaaaaaagtcattttcaaGTGCTTTTCGCTCTTCATTTCTACTAAAATCCTTCATTTTCTCAAGAACCAAACAgacaaataaagtaaaaatttacaataatttttcaagaaaaaaaattaatctagagAACTAAATAATACCTCATCTTCAAGAACCGAAGTAGGAGAATCAGCAGGAGCTTCATTTTCCACTTCGCTCCCCATTTCAAGccatgaaaaaacaaaccagCACAAAAATATCACCTTAAAAACGGCACAAATTTGTTGCTTTCACACAGCAGGAGCTCAGACATAATAAATGAGCTGgttgattaaaagaaaaaaaaaaaactagggcaatgaaaaaaatggaattaCCGAGATCAATTGAACAAATCAACGATTTTAAAGTGATGTAAGAGTACGAACTGTAAAACGAAGAAGAAACCGGTGCTTACTGTGGGTGTTTCTGAGTGAAAATTGCAGGAACCGGACCGGAGGGCAGAAGAGCAGAGAGGATGGGAAGTTCTGAATTTGCAACAGCAAATAAAGTGTGtttagtaattaaataaataaaaatgatatatttattatttacatttattgTCTTCTTCGAGGTGCAATGGGCGGGAAATGAGTTTTAAATATGCTCAAGGATGCACGCATAATTACCTCGAGACCCTATGTGGTTAGGGTAATGTTTGTTAAGGCGGTAGTAGTTCTTTCATACATGCATGAatatagtttattatttttattttaaaataattttaaaaatatataaaaaaaatcaagcaaaaaataattcaaaaaatcatgaaaccggttttcaaccacaaaaataaacagccCATCAAGTTAGGTCAGATAGATTTTTTTGTAGTGCAGGGAGTtccataacttttatttttttacatgtttttaaaaaaaatttcacttgaaaaatattaaataaattatttttaatatttttatagttttaatatattagtgttaaaattttaaaaattattttaatatattttccaaataaaaaatacttttaaaaattattatacaattattgtagtagtttttataattataattagaatATGTTTACAAACGAAAGTGTTTTTGGGTATTTTATGAAACTATGATTAGAATCTAAAggcattaaattgttttttttttagtgttttataaaatttttgatgtgatgatgttaagaataaaaaaaatattttaatgtattttcttaGTCAAGgtttcaatataaaatttttaatgagaaaaatacataataacGGTATGATAATTAGCCAAATGCTTTTAATATATGGTTAAAGCAAGACACAAATCGCAccatttaaataaatagagtCTTATAAACCCATTTTGGTATGTCAACTTGAAAACCTAATAACTGAGGCGAgtcagtaaaaaaatataatttttattttatcaaaattacataattttatagaaaaaatcattaaagtttAGGTTAATTTTGATCGTCTCACTTAACATGACCCCGGGACCAAGATTAAATCGAATAACTATAATAACTTGCTTGGTATCTAGTAATTTACTATAAACTACCATGCATGGCTTACACCCAAAACAAATTGTTAAGTAGATGTAACTAGTTTGTGTGCTATGCCTGCACTATTGCGTGggagatttaaatttttttaaacgtgaaaaaaaatctagatctcagaaaattatttgtatttattattaaatatgagaatacaattgtttctatttttattttcataaaataaatccatattaacgtatttctcatttattttggtcaacataattttttaactggaagcattatttttaaacaaatataattgttaaggcaagttaaaaataaatattaaaacagtATGTctgtattttatataattaaaaatacaactgttttaattttttttataaagataaattttcatATCTATATATATCTCATTTATCTTAGCCAATAcaatgtttttaattgaaagctttgtttttgtcttcttttttaaatatgattgttaaagcaagttaaaaataaatattaaaatattatatccaTATTTTGTGTGGTTAAAGGTTAAAAaggttataaattttaaaacctatCTAAACATTTTAATACTaaacaaacaattttaattgagttttaataGAGACTTTACTGTTAGTAATGTTATTTTcagattaaatatataataactgaaaaaaaaatataatatttaatgttcatgtcaaaattaaaatataaaaaaaattaagtaaatattttttaaagtataaaaaaataaaaataaaaaaccagccGAGAATAAAGCCTAACATCTAACCATGTTATCATCCTCGTAATTTATTTAtacgttttaaaagtgtttttaaaaaaaaaataattttttttatttaaaaattaatatgtttttagtgttttcaaatcattttgatgcgctgatatcaaaaaacaatttttttaaaataaaaaaaaatatcattttgatgtattttaacataatttttttaaaaaaaaaataaccacaattatTTTTCCAGAAATACACCTCCCATCCCTTAAACATGAAACCTTTTGATTATTACACGTGTTAATTGACTAAGccttaggctccgtttgtttgcaggaaagtgaattgcgaggaaagtgaattcctgaaaagtgaattccgagaaagtatttttcgatgtttggtagtgttatggaaaataaactggaaaacactttctagtgtttggttatgttatggaaaatgagctggaaaataacttattaatattttatttttctcaagtttattaaaataatgaggaacaaatcttacaatttaaaaagttgaatgagaatgaaattgaaaaaaagatatataattttataaattatctcaaataaaacaaataataatcaaaataatagggaaactacttttcagaaaacaaacaaggcctaagATGCTTCAGTGATATATGAACCGGAAAGCATCACAAGAAATCTCATTTCTTATAGTGCTATAGGTTAAGCAATTACATCATATGtaaattatatgtatttttatagatTCAGTTAATAAAAACAGTAATTTTTACCTTGTTATAAATGTCTTGTATTAATTAAGCTGacgtgataaaataaatttatttaattattttttttaaggacgGGGTTGTGGCCTATGGGATGACTGGAGGAACACGGACGCTTTGTTCCATGCCACTTTTCTGGGAACAGCACGTTTTCTCTCTGGATCCCTTTCTGCTATCCAGAACTAAGAAAACATCTCCTGATTCCTTATGCTTTCATTACAGCGCACGCACCACCTGTGGTTTGATGGTTTTGTCGCATTGATGGTTTGAAAAAgatcaattaagtccttgataTCTGAGAACATAGTCAAATTAATACacttaatgaaaataattttattttattttttaccgaGTCAAGTTTGTAAGTTTCACAAgttaattcaaatgttttttttaataaaaaataaaaataataatggtttAAATTGGAGATACAAAAACTAGCCCcaaatttcaaaaaccaaatttattttaatttatcaaaatactcTCGAGAATGAAATTACATCATCATCGTCTATAATTAAgctagaaatcaaaataaattaatctcgGAACTAAAAACCTAACTAATTAAATCAACTcaattattgtaaaaatatgtttaaccAACACCTTCTGATTAGTAACAAACATAGAATTTTAACTCCTAACAAATACTTCTTTGATTTTTCAGCTGAAATTCTaacatgaaaaatcaaattatatttaattaatcattttgaAAAGTCTCCACAACTCAATTATTGTCAAAAATTGTTTAGAAAACACCTTTTGATTAGTAACAAACAGAGAATTTTGACTCGTAATAAACACTACCTCAGTTTTCCTACCAAAATTCTAgcatgaaagatgaaattacaTTTAATTAATCACTTTGAAAAGTCCCCATAACCTTTGATTCCAAACTAATACATGGTtaaagaaaaatgtaaaatatataatacatgGCACATCCCAAATTCACgataatttttactttattcaaatgtttattttactagttttatttgacaatttttttttgaaagtggtGGGTATTTTCTATAAACATGcttggaaaagaaaatcaagttttgttttgattttttggatttggttgattttgattttgttgggTGATTATAGAATACTTTGAGGTTATTATGTGATTTGGGACTTTTAcagtatttattatatatttttttttagtaaaaatacaCTGAAAACTAGGTTTtctaccaaaaacaaaatagtaaCTCCATGATTTTTCAACCATATTATGAGCTGGGCAGTAGAAGTAAACtagtattttttgtattttatttgaaaatgtgtaATCCATCATAGATGGAacatgtttttctcttttttcttaaaactatCATACATATTATCTCCAAGTACTATGCACGCTTCACTAATGAACAATTAATACTCTTTATAgttaataattttctaaaaatgtgaatagaaaagataatatatttactgtatctaaattgaaagaaaaagttatttatcaaacaaaattgattaattaatccttataattcaaaaaatattatttaaaccttctattttttaatcagtCCTTTCACCaattccattttctttctttctttgaaatgaaaatactaaaagcTAAGTAGGCGagaaaggaatattttttttatcatgaaggaatgtattttgaaaaaaaataaaaacctactAGATTGAGAATTGCCAATGCTGACTAGAATCACTAGAGGACCATccaatcatttttaattatatatatactaattaatCAATTCCAATGAACTACAGggattaagttataattaatttaaaaacttttgccGTGCAGACGATGTGGGTACCAATATAGCACTTAAAAATCTCGTCGTTTCATGCCAAAAGCATTAGAGTGCAGCTGCCGCCGAGGAAAAAAGTGCAATTGCTTTTGATGGGGCATCATGGGAGAAATTACGGGATATGTGCAATCCGACAGCATTgcaatgttaaaatatattacatagGCATGTGACAGACATAGTTTTGAAAGTggatattattaaatatgttcTGATTAAATACTAACAATATAGTTATTTACaaccaaagttattaaatttttatttacaagaaaaactttatttttttctaaaaaaactagattttgaTTAGATTATGAATCCTCATCGAGaaattctagtttatttttgtcACCTCACATATATTAGAAGTGGTCAAAAATactgaaaaaccgattaaactaagaaaaccggataaaaaaataacaaaaaaaatagaatcatgaaaaaaatttattaaaccgattaaaattttgaaaaaatcaactgattctgttttgattttataagcgaaaaaatcaaaccgaacccaAACTGGAAAATCGAGCCGAACAAAAAAGCCGAGCCAAACTGGAAAACTGAGCCAAAACCggtttaaatagatttttgctataaaaattaaaccgaaCTAAAACCAGTTtcggttttttattaaaaagatttggtttgattttttttaaaaaaaattgaaccaagCAAAAAATGATTACCCTTAACGTATATTTCTAGAAatctaaatcaaattaaatcataaatcaacACACTATACTAATTAGTTTTAATAACATTGttattaatagaaaatattaatattatactcatttttatttgaaaaaagctttaaattttcttcttctttttttccttccaactTCAATTTAGAATATTAGAGTTTCACTAGCTTCCCAAATTTTGGCATGGCGTCTAATAAAATTGGAAGAGTATGCAGGGGAGATTAGCACGGTcatgcataaataaataaataaattgttcaatttttttttttatataaaaaaattatttcttccctcaaaaacaaaacttcaaatcaaattattagaGTTTCACGGGCTTCTGGACTCGCGCAAGATAATAACATCATGAAGTTTTATCTGAGAAGttttacaacaaaaaatacatGTCACTCTAAATAAATGTCCCGTGACATGTATATAAACccataataatttttacttgaaaataataaatgtagAAATTGAAGACAACGTGGAGCTGATTGCCGGTGTGACGGCTGCCGAGAAATCCCACCGCTATTCTGCTACAGAACGTAGCTAAGATTGATAGCAAAGATTTTCAAACCCCATGTACTCATCATTCTCCAGCTTCTCAACCATGTTTGCTATGCCAACTCCACCTGCAGCAAAACAGTCATTGTGAATATTACCATCTTGCCCTTTTTTCTAGGgtaggaaaagaaatgaatcacAGGTTTCCTCTAAATCTTGAAAAGAAGAGGAGATTTGAGCACCTAGGCTGATTGCGCTCACAAAAATTGTCAAAGCCAGGATGAAGATGATTATTGAT
This Populus alba chromosome 7, ASM523922v2, whole genome shotgun sequence DNA region includes the following protein-coding sequences:
- the LOC118063289 gene encoding ATP-dependent DNA helicase DDM1 — translated: MGSEVENEAPADSPTSVLEDEEKCKIKEEVKLEEVIFVEAKNGDSSLISKSMAEEEDKLLNSRIKEVQETVPEEAARLNESQYTRLDDLLTQTQLYSEFLLEQMDQITTNGVEQEDEPAKQSRGRGSKRKAAALYNSRKAKRAVTAMLTRSKEVENTEDANLTEEERVEKEQRELVPLLTGGRLKSYQIKGVKWLISLWQNGLNGILADQMGLGKTIQTIGFLAHLIGNGLNGPYLVIAPLSTLSNWVNEVSRFVPSMDAIIYHGNKKQRDEIRRKHMPKSIGPKFPIIVTSYEIALYDAKKHLRHYPWKYLVVDEGHRLKNSKCKLLKELKYLCVDNKLILTGTPLQNNLAELWSLLNFILPDIFQSHEEFESWFDLSGKCSNEAMKEEVEERRRAQVVVKLHAILRPFLLRRLKTDVEQMLPRKKEIILYATLTEHQKKFQDHLINKTLEGYLREKMDTGRGMKGRLTNLMIQLRKNCYHPDLLESAFDGSYFYPPVEQIVEQCGKFRLLDKLLNRLFALKHKVLIFSQWTKVLDIMDYYFSEKGFEVCRIDGSVKLDERKRQIEEFNDENSQYRVFLLSTRAGGLGINLTSADTCILYDSDWNPQMDLQAMDRCHRIGQTKPVHVYRLATAQSIEGRILKRAFSKLKLEHVVIGKGQFHLEQTKSKGTEVMEEEDILALLRDEETAEDKLIQTDISDEDLERIMDRSDLVVGTSDDDTESIAASGSFPLKGPGWEVVIPNANGGMLSTLYS